One window from the genome of Pyrus communis chromosome 16, drPyrComm1.1, whole genome shotgun sequence encodes:
- the LOC137720799 gene encoding probable 1-deoxy-D-xylulose-5-phosphate synthase 2, chloroplastic yields MAVFSVFVRPNQYLSSCLIPPPPPKLNHSCRQQLSVKASAGNSDGEDCKLIRKEKDGWKINYSGEKPGTPLLDTVKYPAHMKNLSTEDLEQLAAELRVDIVYSVSQSGGHLSSSLGVVELAVALHHVFNTPDDKIIWDVGHQAYPHKILTGRRSKMHTVRKTSGLAGFPKRDESVYDAFGAGHSSTSISAGLGMAVARDLLGKNNNIISVIGDGAMTAGQAYEAMNNAGYLDSNLIVILNDNKQVSLPTATLDGPATPVGALSSALTKLQASTQFRKLREAAKSITKKIGGQTHEVAAKVDEYARGMISASGSTLFEELGLYYIGPVDGHNVADLVTIFQRVKAMPAPGPVLIHIMTEKGKGYPPAEAAADKMHGVVKFDPKTGKQFKTKSPTLTYTQYFAESLIKEAEIDDKIVAIHAAMGGGTGLNYFQKKFPDRCFDVGIAEQHAVTFAAGLAAEGLKPFCAIYSSFLQRGYDQVIHDVDLQKLPVRFAMDRAGLVGADGPTHCGAFDITYMACLPNMVVMAPSDEAELMNMVATAAAIDDRPSCFRFPRGNGIGALLPVNNKGTPLEVGKGRILMEGSRVAILGYGSIVQQCVEAANKLKTRDIHVTVADARFCKPLDTELIKQLAREHEILITVEEGSIGGFGSHVSHFLSLSGILDGPLKLRAMVLPDTYIDHGAPQDQLEEAGLSSRHISATVLSLLGRPKEALQFN; encoded by the exons ATGGCGGTCTTCAGCGTATTCGTTAGACCGAATCAGTACCTGTCTTCATGCCTCAttcctcctccacctccaaAACTGAATCACAGTTGCAGACAACAG CTGTCTGTTAAGGCATCTGCTGGTAACTCAGATGGTGAGGACTGCAAGTTGATCAGAAAAGAGAAAGATGGATGGAAGATCAATTACTCCGGTGAAAAACCAGGCACCCCATTGCTGGACACAGTCAAATACCCAGCTCACATGAAGAATCTCTCCACAGAG GATCTTGAACAACTTGCAGCAGAGCTGAGAGTAGATATCGTTTACAGCGTTTCACAGTCAGGTGGGCATCTCAGTTCAAGCTTAGGTGTGGTGGAACTGGCAGTGGCACTCCATCATGTGTTCAACACGCCTGACGACAAGATCATATGGGATGTTGGTCATCAG GCATATCCTCATAAAATTCTTACAGGAAGGAGGTCCAAGATGCACACAGTTAGGAAAACTTCAGGTCTTGCCGGTTTCCCTAAAAGGGATGAGAGCGTTTATGATGCTTTCGGTGCAGGCCACAGTTCTACAAGCATTTCTGCTGGTTTAG GCATGGCAGTTGCAAGAGACCTACTTGGGAAGAATAACAATATCATTTCAGTGATTGGAGATGGAGCCATGACTGCAGGGCAAGCATACGAAGCCATGAATAACGCAGGATACCTTGATTCTAACCTGATCGTCATATTGAATGACAACAAGCAAGTCTCCTTACCCACTGCCACTCTTGATGGCCCTGCAACTCCCGTTGGAGCCCTCAGCAGCGCTCTAACCAAGCTCCAAGCAAGCACCCAGTTCCGCAAACTTCGCGAGGCTGCAAAA AGCATTACAAAGAAAATTGGAGGCCAAACACATGAAGTTGCAGCAAAAGTAGACGAGTACGCAAGGGGAATGATAAGCGCTTCTGGATCCACTCTCTTTGAGGAGCTTGGGTTATATTATATCGGTCCAGTGGATGGGCATAATGTTGCAGACTTAGTCACCATTTTCCAAAGAGTGAAAGCCATGCCGGCGCCGGGGCCAGTTTTAATCCACATCATGACGGAGAAAGGAAAGGGCTATCCCCCAGCTGAGGCAGCAGCGGACAAAATGCACG GTGTGGTCAAGTTTGATCCAAAAACCGGCAAGCAATTTAAGACCAAATCCCCTACACTTACATATACTCAGTACTTTGCTGAATCTCTTATAAAAGAAGCTGAAATCGATGACAAGATTGTAGCCATCCATGCAGCAATGGGTGGTGGCACTGGTCTAAATTATTTCCAGAAGAAGTTTCCAGATCGTTGCTTCGATGTGGGAATCGCCGAGCAACACGCTGTTACATTTGCAGCTGGTTTAGCTGCCGAAGGTCTGAAGCCGTTCTGCGCTATCTACTCATCATTCCTGCAACGAGGATATGATCAG GTGATTCACGATGTAGATCTTCAAAAACTTCCTGTTCGCTTTGCAATGGATCGAGCTGGCTTGGTTGGTGCAGATGGGCCAACCCATTGTGGAGCATTTGATATCACATACATGGCTTGTTTGCCCAACATGGTGGTTATGGCCCCGTCTGATGAAGCTGAGCTGATGAACATGGTCGCCACTGCAGCAGCCATAGATGATAGACCTAGCTGCTTCAGATTTCCAAGAGGCAATGGTATCGGAGCGCTTCTTCCTGTTAATAACAAAGGAACCCCACTCGAG GTTGGTAAAGGAAGAATACTGATGGAAGGCAGTAGAGTTGCGATTTTGGGATATGGTTCCATAGTTCAACAATGCGTGGAAGCTGCAAACAAGCTGAAAACCAGGGACATACATGTTACAGTAGCCGATGCACGATTTTGCAAACCTCTGGATACCGAACTAATCAAGCAATTGGCTAGGGAGCATGAGATCCTTATTACAGTGGAAGAAGGTTCAATTGGAGGTTTTGGATCTCATGTATCCCACTTCCTAAGTTTAAGTGGTATTCTTGATGGACCGCTCAAG TTGAGAGCAATGGTACTTCCTGATACATACATTGATCATGGAGCACCACAGGATCAACTTGAAGAAGCAGGGCTATCCTCGAGGCATATCTCAGCCACGGTATTATCTCTGTTGGGGAGGCCAAAAGAAGCTCTACAGTTCAACTGA